A portion of the Canis lupus baileyi chromosome 38, mCanLup2.hap1, whole genome shotgun sequence genome contains these proteins:
- the MIA3 gene encoding transport and Golgi organization protein 1 homolog isoform X7 has protein sequence MDSVPATVPSVTASPGDSELLGPLSVLYAALIAKLLELVATLPDDVQPGPDFYGLPWKPVLLTAFLGIGSFAVFFWKTVLVVKSRVYQVTEQQISEKLKNIMKENAELVQKLSNYEQKIKESKKHVQETKKQNIILSDEAIKFKDKIKKLEETNEILDDTAKNLRVMLESEREQNAKNQDLILENKKSIEKLKDVISVNASEFSEVQIALNEAKLSEEKVKSECHRVQEENARLKKKKEQLQQEIKDWSKSHAELSEQIKSFETSQKNLEVALTHKDDNINALTNCITQLNRLDCESESEDQSKGGSELDELANGEVGGDRSEKMKNQIKQMMDISRTQTAISVVEEDLKLLQIKLRASMSTKCNLEDQIKKLEDDRDSLQSAKAGLEDECKTLRQKVEILNELYQQKEMALQKKLSQEEYERQEREQRLSAADEKALLAAEEVKTYKRRIEEMEDELQKTERSFKNQIATHEKKAHDNWLKARAAERAIAEEKREAANLRHKLLELTQKMAMLQEEPVIVKPRPGRPSAQNPPWRGPLSQNGSFGPSPVSGGECSPPPTADLPARPLSATLNRREMPRGEFGSVDGPLPRPRWSSEASGKPSASDLGSGAAPTMNSSSRSSSPTKVTDEGKQTVPQDPEGPSVPSSSPVAEQSVVVPMAAKGPPPFPGVPLMGSPVGGPLPPPIRYGPPPQLCGPFGPRPLPPPFGPALRPPLGLREYAPGIPPGKRDLSLDPREFLPGHAPFRPLGSFGPREYFIPGTRLPPPAHGPQDYPPPPAARDLLPSGSRDEPPPASQGSSQDCSQALKQSP, from the exons ATGGACTCCGTTCCCGCCACTGTGCCTTCTGTCACCGCCTCCCCGGGGGACTCGGAGCTCCTGGGACCCCTGTCGGTGCTCTACGCGGCCCTCATAGCCAAGCTGCTGGAG TTAGTTGCTACATTGCCTGATGACGTTCAGCCTGGGCCTGATTTTTATGGCTTGCCATGGAAGCCTGTACTTCTCACTGCCTTCTTGGGAATTGGTTCATTTGCGGTCTTCTTCTGGAAAACTGTCCTTGTT gtaaaGAGTAGAGTCTATCAAG TCACTGAACAACAAATTTCTGAGAAGTTGAAGAACATCATGAAAGAAAATGCAGAACTTGTACAAAAATTGTCAAATTATGAACAGAAG ATTAAGGAATCAAAAAAACATGTtcaagaaaccaagaaacaaaatataattctGTCTGATGAAGCAATTAAATTTAAG gataaaatcaaGAAActtgaagaaacaaatgaaattctGGACGATACAGCTAAAAATCTGCGTGTTATGTTAGAATCTGAGAGAGAACAGAATGCCAAGAATCAGGACTTG ATACTGGAAAACAAGAAATCTATAGAGAAGCTGAAGGATGTTATTTCAGTGAATGCCTCAGAATTTTCAGAG GTTCAAATTGCCCTTAATGAAGCTAAACTTAGTGAAGAGAAGGTGAAGTCTGAATGCCATCGAGTTCAAGAAGAAAATGCTAGGCTTAAGAAGAAGAAGGAACAG TTGCAGCAAGAAATCAAAGATTGGAGCAAATCACACGCTGAGCTCAGTGAGCAAATCAAATCATTTGAGACATCTCAGAAAAATTTGGAAGTAGCTCTTACTCACAAAGATGATAATATTAAT GCTTTGACTAATTGCATTACCCAGTTGAATCGGTTAGATTGTGAATCTGAATCTGAGGATCAGAGTAAAGGAGGAAGTGAGTTAGATGAGTTAGCAAATGGAGAAGTAGGAG GTGACCGgagtgagaaaatgaaaaatcagattAAGCAGATGATGGACATTTCTCGG ACACAAACTGCAATATCGGTAGTTGAAGAGGATCTAAAACTTCTGCAGATTAAGCTTAGAGCCTCAATGTCTACTAAATGCAACCTGGAAG AccaaataaagaaattagaagATGACCGTGATTCACTGCAGTCTGCCAAAGCCGGCCTGGAGGACGAATGCAAAACCCTGAGGCAAAAAGTGGAGATTCTGAACGAACTCTATCAACAGAAGGAAATGGCTCTGCAAAA GAAACTGAGTCAGGAAGAGTATGAGCGGCAGGAGAGAGAGCAGCGGCTGTCAGCTGCAGACGAGAAGGCGCTTCTGGCTGCGGAGGAAGTAAAAACGTACAA GCGTAGAATCGAAGAGATGGAGGATGAGTTGCAGAAGACAGAGCGCTCGTTTAAAAACCAG ATTGCGACTCATGAGAAGAAAGCTCATGATAActgg CTCAAAGCTCGTGCTGCAGAAAGAGCTATAGCCGAGGAGAAGAGGGAAGCTGCCAACTTGAGACACAA GTTACTGGAATTAACCCAGAAGATGGCAATGCTGCAAGAGGAGCCTGTGATTGTGAAGCCGAGGCCGGGCCGACCCAGCGCCCAGAACCCTCCGTGGAGAG GTCCTTTGAGCCAGAACGGCTCTTTTGGTCCATCCCCTGTGAGTGGGGGGGAGTGCTCCCCACCTCCCACGGCTGACCTGCCTGCGAGACCGCTCTCTGCTACGCTGAATCGAAGAGAGATGCCTAGAGGTGAATTTG gGTCAGTGGACGGGCCTCTACCTCGTCCTCGTTGGTCATCTGAGGCATCTGGGAAACCCTCTGCCTCTG ATCTGGGATCTGGTGCAGCTCCCACGATGAACAGCAGCTCGAGAAGCTCTTCCCCTACCAAGGTGACGGATGAAGGCAAG caaactgttCCCCAAGACCCCGAAGGCCCTTCAGTTCCCAGCAGTTCACCTGTGGCTGAGCAGTCGGTAGTA GTTCCTATGGCTGCAAAAGGGCCGCCTCCTTTCCCAGGGGTGCCCCTCATGGGCTCCCCCGTGGGCGGCCCTCTACCACCACCCATTCGCTACGGACCACCCCCTCAACTTTGCGGGCCTTTCGGGCCTCGGCCGCTTCCTCCACCATTTG gtcCTGCTTTACGTCCACCACTAGGCTTAAGAGAATACGCACCAGGCATTCCACCTGGAAAACGGGACCTGTCTCTTGATCCTCGAGAATTTTTACCGGGACATGCACCTTTTAGACCTTTAGGCTCTTTTGGCCCAAGAGAGTACTTTATTCCCGGTACCCGACTACCACCCCCTGCCCATGGTCCCCAGGATTATCCACCTCCACCTGCTGCAAGAGACTTACTGCCTTCTGGCTCCAGAGACgagcctccacctgcctcccaggGCAGTAGCCAGGACTGTTCACAGGCTTTAAAACAGAGCCCGTGA
- the MIA3 gene encoding transport and Golgi organization protein 1 homolog isoform X8 has product MDSVPATVPSVTASPGDSELLGPLSVLYAALIAKLLELVATLPDDVQPGPDFYGLPWKPVLLTAFLGIGSFAVFFWKTVLVVKSRVYQVTEQQISEKLKNIMKENAELVQKLSNYEQKIKESKKHVQETKKQNIILSDEAIKFKDKIKKLEETNEILDDTAKNLRVMLESEREQNAKNQDLILENKKSIEKLKDVISVNASEFSEVQIALNEAKLSEEKVKSECHRVQEENARLKKKKEQLQQEIKDWSKSHAELSEQIKSFETSQKNLEVALTHKDDNINALTNCITQLNRLDCESESEDQSKGGSELDELANGEVGGDRSEKMKNQIKQMMDISRTQTAISVVEEDLKLLQIKLRASMSTKCNLEDQIKKLEDDRDSLQSAKAGLEDECKTLRQKVEILNELYQQKEMALQKKLSQEEYERQEREQRLSAADEKALLAAEEVKTYKRRIEEMEDELQKTERSFKNQIATHEKKAHDNWLKARAAERAIAEEKREAANLRHKLLELTQKMAMLQEEPVIVKPRPGRPSAQNPPWRGPLSQNGSFGPSPVSGGECSPPPTADLPARPLSATLNRREMPRGEFGSVDGPLPRPRWSSEASGKPSASDLGSGAAPTMNSSSRSSSPTKVTDEGKVPMAAKGPPPFPGVPLMGSPVGGPLPPPIRYGPPPQLCGPFGPRPLPPPFGPALRPPLGLREYAPGIPPGKRDLSLDPREFLPGHAPFRPLGSFGPREYFIPGTRLPPPAHGPQDYPPPPAARDLLPSGSRDEPPPASQGSSQDCSQALKQSP; this is encoded by the exons ATGGACTCCGTTCCCGCCACTGTGCCTTCTGTCACCGCCTCCCCGGGGGACTCGGAGCTCCTGGGACCCCTGTCGGTGCTCTACGCGGCCCTCATAGCCAAGCTGCTGGAG TTAGTTGCTACATTGCCTGATGACGTTCAGCCTGGGCCTGATTTTTATGGCTTGCCATGGAAGCCTGTACTTCTCACTGCCTTCTTGGGAATTGGTTCATTTGCGGTCTTCTTCTGGAAAACTGTCCTTGTT gtaaaGAGTAGAGTCTATCAAG TCACTGAACAACAAATTTCTGAGAAGTTGAAGAACATCATGAAAGAAAATGCAGAACTTGTACAAAAATTGTCAAATTATGAACAGAAG ATTAAGGAATCAAAAAAACATGTtcaagaaaccaagaaacaaaatataattctGTCTGATGAAGCAATTAAATTTAAG gataaaatcaaGAAActtgaagaaacaaatgaaattctGGACGATACAGCTAAAAATCTGCGTGTTATGTTAGAATCTGAGAGAGAACAGAATGCCAAGAATCAGGACTTG ATACTGGAAAACAAGAAATCTATAGAGAAGCTGAAGGATGTTATTTCAGTGAATGCCTCAGAATTTTCAGAG GTTCAAATTGCCCTTAATGAAGCTAAACTTAGTGAAGAGAAGGTGAAGTCTGAATGCCATCGAGTTCAAGAAGAAAATGCTAGGCTTAAGAAGAAGAAGGAACAG TTGCAGCAAGAAATCAAAGATTGGAGCAAATCACACGCTGAGCTCAGTGAGCAAATCAAATCATTTGAGACATCTCAGAAAAATTTGGAAGTAGCTCTTACTCACAAAGATGATAATATTAAT GCTTTGACTAATTGCATTACCCAGTTGAATCGGTTAGATTGTGAATCTGAATCTGAGGATCAGAGTAAAGGAGGAAGTGAGTTAGATGAGTTAGCAAATGGAGAAGTAGGAG GTGACCGgagtgagaaaatgaaaaatcagattAAGCAGATGATGGACATTTCTCGG ACACAAACTGCAATATCGGTAGTTGAAGAGGATCTAAAACTTCTGCAGATTAAGCTTAGAGCCTCAATGTCTACTAAATGCAACCTGGAAG AccaaataaagaaattagaagATGACCGTGATTCACTGCAGTCTGCCAAAGCCGGCCTGGAGGACGAATGCAAAACCCTGAGGCAAAAAGTGGAGATTCTGAACGAACTCTATCAACAGAAGGAAATGGCTCTGCAAAA GAAACTGAGTCAGGAAGAGTATGAGCGGCAGGAGAGAGAGCAGCGGCTGTCAGCTGCAGACGAGAAGGCGCTTCTGGCTGCGGAGGAAGTAAAAACGTACAA GCGTAGAATCGAAGAGATGGAGGATGAGTTGCAGAAGACAGAGCGCTCGTTTAAAAACCAG ATTGCGACTCATGAGAAGAAAGCTCATGATAActgg CTCAAAGCTCGTGCTGCAGAAAGAGCTATAGCCGAGGAGAAGAGGGAAGCTGCCAACTTGAGACACAA GTTACTGGAATTAACCCAGAAGATGGCAATGCTGCAAGAGGAGCCTGTGATTGTGAAGCCGAGGCCGGGCCGACCCAGCGCCCAGAACCCTCCGTGGAGAG GTCCTTTGAGCCAGAACGGCTCTTTTGGTCCATCCCCTGTGAGTGGGGGGGAGTGCTCCCCACCTCCCACGGCTGACCTGCCTGCGAGACCGCTCTCTGCTACGCTGAATCGAAGAGAGATGCCTAGAGGTGAATTTG gGTCAGTGGACGGGCCTCTACCTCGTCCTCGTTGGTCATCTGAGGCATCTGGGAAACCCTCTGCCTCTG ATCTGGGATCTGGTGCAGCTCCCACGATGAACAGCAGCTCGAGAAGCTCTTCCCCTACCAAGGTGACGGATGAAGGCAAG GTTCCTATGGCTGCAAAAGGGCCGCCTCCTTTCCCAGGGGTGCCCCTCATGGGCTCCCCCGTGGGCGGCCCTCTACCACCACCCATTCGCTACGGACCACCCCCTCAACTTTGCGGGCCTTTCGGGCCTCGGCCGCTTCCTCCACCATTTG gtcCTGCTTTACGTCCACCACTAGGCTTAAGAGAATACGCACCAGGCATTCCACCTGGAAAACGGGACCTGTCTCTTGATCCTCGAGAATTTTTACCGGGACATGCACCTTTTAGACCTTTAGGCTCTTTTGGCCCAAGAGAGTACTTTATTCCCGGTACCCGACTACCACCCCCTGCCCATGGTCCCCAGGATTATCCACCTCCACCTGCTGCAAGAGACTTACTGCCTTCTGGCTCCAGAGACgagcctccacctgcctcccaggGCAGTAGCCAGGACTGTTCACAGGCTTTAAAACAGAGCCCGTGA